The Thunnus thynnus chromosome 24, fThuThy2.1, whole genome shotgun sequence genome window below encodes:
- the LOC137177381 gene encoding uncharacterized protein — MDDDDKEHQCYFLLDLCSQMKDCETKTGRRVLPALQSVFQSPTVWSINLSERKASILLEVLKLQSEKKEVKLTGCSDEESEVRSFLQCLPYISELGLSTRLKSSDETWFLVNLFCAAAEREQQTGEKILELLSSVCSYDGDQDFLLDLYSQVKDCETETGRRVLPALQSVFQSPTVWFINLSKRKASILLEVLKLQSEKKEVVLTGWSDEESEVRSFLQCLPYISKLRYFT; from the exons atggatgatgatgataaggAACATCAGTGTTATTTCCTGCTGGATCTGTGCTCCCAGATGAAGGACTGTGAAACTAAAACAGGCAGGAGAGTCCTTCCAGCATTACAGTCAGTTTTCCAGTCACCTACAGTCTGGTCCATAAACCTGTCAGAGAGAAAGGCCTCCATCCTGCTGGAAGTGCTGAAACTCCaatcagagaagaaagaagtgaAGCTGACAGGCTGCTCAGATGAAGAGAGTGAAGTGAGGAGTTTCCTACAGTGTCTGCCTTATATCTCAGAGCTCGG TTTATCTACCAGGTTGAAATCCTCAGATGAAACCTGGTTCTTGGTGAATCttttctgtgcagcagcagagagagaacagcagacaggagagaagatACTGGAGCTGTTATCATCAGTGTGCAGTTATGATGGTGATCAGGATTTCCTGCTGGATCTGTACTCTCAGGTGAAGGATTGTGAAACTGAAACAGGCAGGAGAGTCCTTCCAGCATTACAGTCAGTTTTCCAGTCACCTACAGTCTGGTTCATAAACCTGTCAAAGAGAAAGGCCTCCATCCTGCTGGAAGTGCTGAAACTCCaatcagagaagaaagaagtggTGCTGACAGGCTGGTCAGATGAAGAGAGTGAAGTGAGGAGTTTCCTACAGTGTCTGCCTTATATCTCAAAGCTCAGGTACTTCACATGA
- the LOC137177379 gene encoding uncharacterized protein: MNHHDYYYSYDIKEHQCHFLLGLCSQMKDCETKTVRRVLPALQSVFQSPTVWSINLSERKASILLEVLKLQSEKKEVVLTGCSDEESEVRSFLQCLPYISKLSFPRRSDPDKEIRLLVNLFCAAAEREQQTGEKILELLSSVCSYETFPFKDGYMDDQGHFLLDLCSQMKDYETKTDRRVLPALQSVFQSPTVWSINLSKRKASILLEVLKLQSEKKEVKLTGWSDEESEVRSFLQCLPYISKLSFPRRSDRDKEIRFLVNLFCAAAEREQQTGEKILELLSSVCSYETFPFKERYMDYQCHFLLDLCSQMKDYETKTVRRVLPALQSVFQSPTVWSINLSERKASILLEVLKLQSEKKEVELTGCSDEESEVRSFLQCLPYISKLRYFT; this comes from the exons atgaatcatcatgattattattatagttatgATATAAAGGAACATCAGTGTCATTTCCTACTGGGTCTGTGCTCCCAGATGAAGGACTGTGAAACTAAAACAGTCAGGAGAGTCCTTCCAGCATTACAGTCAGTTTTCCAGTCACCTACAGTCTGGTCCATAAACCTGTCAGAGAGAAAGGCCTCCATCCTGCTGGAAGTGCTGAAACTCCaatcagagaagaaagaagtggTGCTGACAGGCTGCTCAGATGAAGAGAGTGAAGTGAGGAGTTTCCTACAGTGTCTGCCTTATATCTCAAAGCTCAG TTTTCCTCGACGGTCAGATCCTGATAAAGAAATCAGGTTGTTGGTGAATctgttctgtgcagcagcagagagagaacagcagacaggagagaagatACTGGAGCTGTTATCATCAGTGTGCAGTTATGAAACATTCCCTTTTAAAGACGGATACATGGATGATCAGGGTCATTTCTTACTGGATCTGTGCTCCCAGATGAAGGATTATGAAACTAAAACAGACAGGAGAGTCCTTCCAGCATTACAGTCAGTTTTCCAGTCACCTACAGTCTGGTCCATAAACCTGTCAAAGAGAAAGGCCTCCATCCTGCTGGAAGTGCTGAAACTCCaatcagagaagaaagaagtgaAGCTGACAGGCTGGTCAGATGAAGAGAGTGAAGTGAGGAGTTTCCTACAGTGTCTGCCTTATATCTCAAAGCTCAG TTTTCCTCGACGGTCAGATCGTGATAAAGAAATCAGGTTCTTGGTGAATctgttctgtgcagcagcagagagagaacagcagacaggagagaagatACTGGAGCTGTTATCATCAGTGTGCAGTTATGAAACATTCCCTTTTAAAGAAAGATACATGGATTATCAGTGTCATTTCCTACTGGATCTGTGCTCCCAGATGAAGGACTATGAAACTAAAACAGTCAGGAGAGTCCTTCCAGCATTACAGTCAGTTTTCCAGTCACCTACAGTCTGGTCCATAAACCTGTCAGAGAGAAAGGCCTCCATCCTGCTGGAAGTGCTGAAACTCCaatcagagaagaaagaagtggAGCTGACAGGCTGCTCAGATGAAGAGAGTGAAGTGAGGAGTTTCCTACAGTGTCTGCCTTATATCTCAAAGCTCAGGTACTTCACATGA